The Halichondria panicea chromosome 6, odHalPani1.1, whole genome shotgun sequence genomic sequence AAACGTTAACACGTACACACCGGATAGGACATCTCCTGTGCTATCATCTTTCTCATTAGATCTCACCTTAAATACGCTGACCCTGTCATTCTCTGAAACTATACACACAACAACTCTGAACATAGCAGAAATAACACTATCCTCTGCCCCAGCAACTTTATCTCAAGATTTGATGTATACACTAACACCAGTTAGTATGTCAGTTAGCGGTGACTTCCCAGAGATTACGATCAATTTGCACAGAAATGACCTCAATGAGTTGAAAAGAAGAACTAGCCTGACTGTTTCAAATACCACCACATACATTTCCATATCAAGTTTTGCCATCAATGATACATTCGGTAATCCTATCACTGAAATACTGCTCTCAGATGCCTTACCAGTCACTAAATTCACTGAAGACACTATACCAGCAGTGTTTGAAATGTTTGAGCTCGATTTGGACCAAGGGACAATCACACTCTTCATTGACGAAACTGTCAATACATCTACTTTGATTACCACTGGTATCACTCTTCTTTCTAGCTCCACACAACCAGCACCCGAAAGTTACCAGTTAGAATTTGTTCATGACAATGTGACTGCACCCTCTAACATTATCACCATCACATTAGCCAATAATGACTTGAATGAAATAAAAGTCCGACAAGTTGATTCACAAACCATTGAAGATATGAATGGAAATCTTATCACACCCTCACCGATCGTACGGATAAGGGTAAATGGTTTCACTGAAGATACTACACCACCTGAGCTATTGACATTCAATATCGACATGGATAGTGGTGAGCTAAGGATCAACTTTAACGAGGCCATTTTGAGCAGCAGTCTCCAGTTTAACCATTTCGCTCTCATCAACAACGAGACATTTGTTCCCACGCCTGTTGACCCTGACGACCAGCACCAACTAACTGGAGGCACTTTGTTGTCTGGTAATGGCCCTGAGATAGCATTTCGTTTCAGTATTGAAGACTTGAATGAGATCAAAAGAAAGGATATGTGCACACGAGCATTGGGTAGAGAAGATTGTTACATTGTATTCCGATCTGCTGCTGTTCAAGACATGAACATAAATAATATCGATGGATGCCGACAAGTAGATGCCTAGCTGAACATGAACCCTAAAACAGACTTATATATATTGATAGAGCTAGAACTTGTAGCATGTAGCAATAGTGACGTTATAAGTTTTATGACCATACAATTTATAATGTGCTTGTAATTATATTGGTATTATAATCGTAAGAAGTTTATGAGTACCAGTATATATACCATGTACTACTATACCTCGATCATAGAATGGTGTGAGATAGTCTattagctgtatatataggagTACATAATTCAAACCGTCAAAACTGATTGACACATAGTAATAAGTAATGTGTAATACTTTAAGGGTATATGGTCAGATCTAGACTCTCTTGTCACTAGCTCGATAGCACTAGGTCAATAGGGGGCTGTCTGCTGATGACTtaattgcccccccccccccaatgcACATGCTGGCTGATCTtggagagaaagaaaaaaatCTTGGAGAGCGAACGACAGTCTGCACCCTGATCCATCCCATGGTGGTTCTGTAGGGCTGATCCCATTTGTAAACAGGCCAATTTCTTGTAGGTGGAGGTAGCAGTACGTCCAAGGCCCCCAGTGCTTGGCAGGATGAGAGGAGTGAATTAAGGTAGAGTTTTTATATATATCTCTGATTCTTTGTTCTTTTTTATGTTTTCGTGCTAGGTTGTGGAAAGTTGGTGCTGCCTGTTTGCAGGGGCCTACAGGTTGAATACTCTCTGCTTCCCCAAAAAAGCATCTGCTGGCACCATCTTGCATTGTGTGTTGGCAGATGCACCCGAAAGAATTAATTTCGCCACTAATTGTGGCAAACTTTTGATTGGCCATGAAGTCTCCTTGTCAGtcgcttttttttttttttttttttttttgtcaGTCGCGCTAGTTTGCGCATGTGTAGTGGTACAAGACACTCACAAGGTACTCACCTACAAGATGGCTAGAATCACAGCTCCCGAATTGGAGCAGTTCATAGTCGCTACAGTTGAGTTGACTGGACGTGTACTAGGAGCAGGTGCTTATGGTagtgtggaggaggtggagataCCTGGAGCAACCGTAGCTGCCAAGAAATTGCACCAACAGCTTGTCAACCTGGGCTCTCCACGacaggtagatctagatctatctGATCTATATCTGTTTTTATAGCTACTAGCGCTATTCAGGCTGATTTTCCCCCACAGGTTGAGAAATGGGTGACTGATTTCGTGGAGGAGTGTAAGCTGATGAGCCAGCTCCGTCACCCTCACGTAGTACAGTTCCTGGGGGTGAGCTATCTCCCTGGAGCCCAACTCCCCGTCCTACTGATGGAGAAGCTACAAACCAGCCTTGACAACCTTCTAGAAACCAGCCCCAACATTCCTATTGACTTCAAAGTGCACCTTCTGACGGGGACTGGCCGAGGGGTGGTCTATCTGCACAGCCGCACTCCACCCATTGCCCATCGTGATCTGTCCGCCAAGAACATTCTAGTTGATAACGGTCTCAATGCCAAGATAGCAGACTTGGGTGTTTCTAGGATTGTGAACATTCAGCCTGGCCGGCTAGCTGCCTCGATGACTCAAATGCCAGGCACTGGTGTGTACATGCCACCAGAGGCAGCTCAAGAGGAAGGGGTCACACGATACAACACTGCCATAGACATATTTTCCTTTGGTGTGGTATCTCTCTTCACACTGACACAAACCTTCCCCAAAGATCTCAAACCTGCAACATATCATGATCCAGTTACTAGGAGGATTGTTGGCCGATCAGAAATCGAACGCCGTGAAGAGTACATAATGCCAATGAAAACAGCTCTTGGTGAGACCCACCCCCTAGTCCAGTTGACCCTCGCTTGCCTGGAGTATGTATCTAAAGATCGACCATCTGCTGTGGTGGTGTTGAGAGGATTGGAGGAGGTTGGAACAACACTCCCTCAGAACTGCACCCAGACCAAGCTGGAACTGATTCAACAGGTTTCTGTGATGGAAGAAGAGATACAGCATAAACAAGCTCAAATTGACGCAAACAAAGCACTCCACCTGGAGGAAATTGAACAAAGGGATGTTGGAATCAATCAACTTCAGAGAGAAATTTTTGAAATATCATGTCAATTAAATGCAAAAGATGCTCAAAACACTCGATTACAAGCATCTAACGATCGTCTTCAAGCTGAGAAACGAGAGCAAGTTCGTGGACTGGAAGAACTGACCACTCTCCAACAAGAGCAGTTGGAAGTTCAACGCAGAGAAATTGATAATCTCTCCAGTTCAGTACAGATACAGCCTCTGGAGGATACACCCAAGGGCTCAGGACAGAGAGAGGTGACTATTGTGTGAGAGGGGAGTGTAGATATGTCTTGCCTTGTAGAAATAACATGGTTGAAGTGCTTTAATTGACATGTATGTCTTGCCTTGTAGAAACAACATGGTTGAAGtgttttaattttaattaacaTGTTTTAACTACCATACATTTGCTGGACTGGGATAACAATTTAGGTGTGGCATTATAATGCGGCAATAACACAGTCTTGTTTGCACCATTCCTTCTAATTATAGTGTTGTCAACAATTCTATTTTTATAGACAACCACAAACAAATCCACAAGGGCTGTTACAACCACAAACAAACCCATAAGAGCTGTTGATTCGAGCACTGGAAACGAATTGCTACCACACAAGTCAGCCACGCTACAACCAACTGTTCCTACTGCCATTACTTTCATCTGGATAAGATGCAAGAACATACCAGAGGAGATGATTGCGTTCGATCAACCTGTGGCTAGCAACGGGAAGCTGTACATTAGAGGCTGGAGTAACGGGACTAGGACTGTgctagtgtacacaccagATCAGGAGAGCTGGGGTAAGCTGCCTCCTCCAGTGATGCActtcaccatagcaacactgAGAGGTCGACTACTAGTGGTCGGAGGTGAGGACAAGTCTACTCATGAGAAAACGAATACCATCCTAATGGGTCCAGTCACTTCCCCACATGCCAAATGCATTAACTTTTCCAAAAGTTATTGTATATCAGAACCATCTGATCGTTATCAGTGGATATGACTCAAACGACACTAAGATAGCTGAAGTGAACATTCTGAACACAAGCAACAAATGGATCACAGCCGAACCACTTCCCAGCACTGATGATGACTACAGCACTTGCCTAATTCGAGACACACTGTATCTTGTAGGTCAAGAAACTAAGAAAGTGTTTCGAGCTCATGTGCCCTCCCTCATATCACAAGCCAGTTCTGGCATGTGGGAATCTGTCACAAGTGTGCCATTCTATTGGTCGTCTCCCATTGCCATTTGCAACACCCTCCTGACAGTGGGGGGTAGTGTTAAAGAGCGAGGAGGTAACGCTATCTCAAACATCCATCTGTACGATCCCACTAaagaccagtggacacaatGTGGTGACCTTCCCGAGGAAATGTACTGTTGTCATTGCATTGAATTATCTGGCAAACTGTATGTACTTGGTGGTGGAATTGGTTTCACCCCTATCAGTTCTGTGTACACATCAATTACACATGCGATGCACTTGTAGTTAGAATTCCTTGTGATATAAATTTtttattggggcgagcgaagcgagtccctatCTAGTCTTCAACGTTGTGattctgtctgtctgtctctgTATGTATTtttgcaattttgtctgtgtgtgtatgtgtgcacatggaccggtgtcataaaattttgggcccccccccgggcctagaattttaaaattttaaaaattttgggccccgcCTAGAATATTAACAGTTTAGGCACCCCAGGGgtccaaactgttaacattctaggccccccctcttctgctatccttttctgcacaaagtcaaagagatataataatatggtaaggttagctctattagttgacaaagcatcaaagagactgcatgcatgcaaagactctgtatcaaagtagcaaaaatgtttgcattattattctatcatggaattcaaagtgaaggaagatttaccttttaagttactcatgctttacctataagagttaaatactttgatgcagctctgaaatgttggatctgcctgtaagacaatcgatgttgttgcatagctattgccataattatttgcaacttcatgcttactttctcagccaaatttcaggacaaaaaagtataaagcacacaatttcagtgcaaggacaacaattcatatcttcctccatgttttcctatacatagaagatgtaaattgttgtggggatgctccaatagcatcactggctcagctctcaagtaatgtggaatcatagatagaagtcaagcgagaaactgttgtatcatggtggaatcacaatagcagtttcctttcgggacaaggataatcttggacagtcctgaccaattcgggacagttggcacctatgtgcttcgtgctgcatgaggcctgattcatagaatgacatggtgcagtgtgctggctgtgagaccagtggtatactactgtacatgcatgaaatgtgtgtgtgtgaggagagctgcattcagtaactggcactgcatagactgtgaagaccatagaagatgtattggtgtattgagaatgcactgtcacataatgttaccgctgttgtgctgttaatggggggcctaaaattttaagagggggcctaaaatgttaaaattctaggctcGGGGtgggcccaatctcatggggggcctaaaattttacgACACCGgcacgatatttgttttttgtacttgTGACCTTTTACCAACTTTTAGGTGAAAGCTGTGCATGggcacaagagctagctaaCAATCAGATGAaggctcagacaagacacagagaCTCTTGAAGCTACAagcacgcctacagcaggtcagagcaaCTCAGATGGAGACCTTCTGAGCCTGAGAtcacacaggcacgcctgcaggagGTAACAGCAGCTTACTTGCCATGTTTTACTTACAAGTCTTGTGTTTTTTGATAATAAACCTGCTAGCTCGACAGGACAACACAGAGACCAGACACTACGACATCTCAGATGGAGGCACCTTTTTACAACATTAACAGGTTAGAGCAGCTTTTACTTGCCAAGAATTGTTCACAGTACATGGTAATACTTGTTTATTTAATGCCTTGTAGACTATAAACCGGAGTCCAGCAAGAAACAGTACATTGTGATAATATCTCCTTCCTCCAGTCCTAACCTTCTCCTCCTTATAAGTTTTACAGACACATCTTTCCCTATGTTGTGTAAAATGTTGGGCCATATTTATTATTGATAACATGATAAACTTTCACTCATAGATATACGTTTCACTATGATTGGATGCAACTTTGGGGTTAGAGCAGTTCAAGAAGGGCTGCCTTGTTTAATAGATGAACTGGAATCTATCATCCTGTATGCTGATGTTCCTGGGCTGGCTATCACCATTGTAAAGTAGACATGCAACTGCATGGGCCACATTCATGTGTGCTTTCTTGTACTTGAGTCCAGAAGGAGTTGTTGTGGTAACCTTCATTTTCCAGACTTCCTGTTAGGCTGTCACCCAGTTCTTTTGCTGTATTAAATGGCTAGCATAGAAATCGTATAACCCATGCAGATGCACAATTCGCGCACGCTCGCCCTAAACATGCTCTGCATGcttctagtacatgtatatgtgcataattatgtacgatAATTCGGTTTTAAGACTCATGATTCTTTACCAACTTCTACGTGATTGTtggtgcatgcacacaataaCCAGGAGCTTTGAGGAGATGGGACACAGAGCTCTTGGCAACATCAGAACGCTTGAAGCAgatcagagcagctcagatgaACCATCGTGAGGTCACACAGCCACCTGCAACAGCTCACAGCATCTGACTCGTCTACTACCTCAAGTAATTCATCATCATTGTTTTCATTGGCTACAAGCTGATACATTTCCCGGCCATTGTTTGCTCGTCGAAGTCTGGTGTCTGTACGAACAGCTCCTACGCTCCTTATGATGTCCTCCATTTTCAGCCATGTATTGCTCTTCTTGAGTACGAATTGGTAAAAATGGTAGCAGAGTGTTATTGCAAAGATGATACAGTATATAGCCATCGAAGTATTGGCTAGTGCTGACTGATCTTTCAAGGTATCTTTGACATAGGAGGTGCCAAATGCTAGAAAAGCAACATTGAGTAGATAGAGAGTTTCGAGGGAATCACAGAATTTGTTTTTGTACAAACGATTATTCAATTTCCATCCGATCATCCCAACAGATAGAACCCCGGAACATAATAATAGAGAGGTGTCTGGATCGTGCATGGCAGCTACTACATTATGAGCAATCATTGTCAAAAGaagcagtcccacccagtagcgatgtttgggagtgaatggagcacgGTACACATCCATGAAACCATCGTATTTCACATTTTTAGTCCACTTCATGAGCTTCCAGTTTGAGCAGCGAGTaaaccattgtccaaagaagagtagtacagtgtacaatCCACCAGCAATGAGGATTATGGGCTATACCTTGGTATAAAAAGTCACaattcatgaatataattaaactTCTATAATGAGGGTATAGGCATCAATATTATGGTTACATTCCATTCCAATAAGTGTACGTACGCATGGAgtgtaacatataattatgtcactactgtaacaactgtaacaccagtcaccactgtaacaactgtaacacatgtcaccactgtaacaactgtaacatctgtcaacattgtaacaactgtaacaattgtaacaactgtaacaactgtaacacttgtcaccactgtaacgctagtcaccactgtaacaagtgtaacatctgtcaacactgtaacaactgtaacacatgtcaccaatgcaacacatgtcaccactgtaacgctagtcaccactgtaacaactgtaacatctgtcaacactgtaacaactgtaacacatgtcaccaatgcaacacatgtcaccactgtaacaactgtaacactagtcaccactgtaacacatgtcaccactgtaacgctagtcaccactgtaacaactgtaacactagtcacaactgtaacaactgtaacacttatcaccactgtaacaactgtaacacatgtcaccaatgcaacacatgtcaccactgtaacgctagtcaccactgtaacaactgtaacacatgtcaccactgtaacaactgtaacatctgtcagcactgtaacaattgtaacaactgtaacaactgtaacaccagtcaccactgtaacaactgtaacgctagtcaccactgtaacaactgtaacacttgtcaccactgtaacactagtcacaagtgtaacaactgtaacacttgtcaccactgtaacaactgtaacaccagtcaccactgtaacaactgtaacaccagtcaccactgtaacaactgtaacacttgtcaccactgtaacactagtcacaactgtaacaactgtaacacttgtcaccactataacaactgtaacacatgtcaccaatgcaacacatgtcaccactgtaacgctagtcaccaatgcaacacacgtcaccactgtaacaactgtaacaccagccaccactgtaacaccagtcacaactgtaacaactgtagcacttgtaacactagtcacaaatGTAACAACTgtcaactgtaacacatgtcaccaatgcaacacatgtcaccactgtaacaactgtaacgctagtcaccactgtaacaactgtaacacttgtcaccactgtaacactagtaacaactgtaacaactgtaacaccagtcaccactgtaacaactgtaacacttgtcaccactgtaacactagtcacaagtgtaacaactgtaacacttgtcaccactgtaacaactgtaacaccagtcaccactgtaacaactgtaacacttgtcaccactgtaacactagtcacaactgtaacaactgtaacacttgtcaccactgtaacaactgtaacacatgtcaccaatgcaacacatgtcaccactgtaacgctagtcaccaatgcaacacacgtcaccactgtaacaactgtaacaccagccaccactgtaacaccagtcacaactgtaacaactgtagcacttgtaacactagtcacaaatGTAACAACTgtcaactgtaacacatgtcaccaatgcaacacatgtcaccactgtaacaactgtaacactagtcaccactgtaacaactgtaacatctgtcaccactgtaacaactgtaacacatgtcaccaatgcaacacacgtCACTACTGTAACACTTTAGTCTGGCACCACTATAGACTATAAGTACTATAAgaactagtgttacagttgttgcatgtgttacagtggtgacatgtgttacagtggtggcatgttgttacagttgtgactagtgttacagttgttacagtggtgactggtgttacagttgttacagttgtgactagtgctacagttgttagagtggtgactagcgttacagttgttacagttgtgacaagtgttacagttgttacagtggtgactagcgttacagttgttacagttgtgactagtgttacagttgttagagtggtgactagcgttacagttgttacagttgtgacaagtgttacagttgttagagtggtgactagcgttacagttgttacagttgtgactagtgttacagttgttacagtggtgacaagtgttacaattgttacagtggtgactagtgttacagttgtgactagtgttacagttgttacagtggtgactagcgttacagttgttacagttgtgactagtgttacagttgttacagtggtgacaagtgttacaattgttacagtggtgactagtgttacagtggtgacaagtgttacagttgttacagtggtgacaagtgttacagttgttacagtggtgactaggtgactagtgttacagttgttagagtggtgactagcgttacagttgttacagttgtgactagtgttacagttgttagagtggtgactagcgttacagttgttacagttgtgactagtgttacagttgttacagtggtgacaagtgttacaattgttacagtggtgactagtgttacagttgtgactagtgttacagttgttacagtggtgactagcgttacagttgttacagttgtgactagtgttacagttgttacagtggtgacaagtgttacaattgttacagtggtgactagtgttatagtggtgacaagtgttacagttgttacagtggtgacaagtgttacagttgttacagtggtgactagcgttacagttgttacagtggtgactagtgttacagttgttacttacagttgtgacaagtgttacagtcgttacagtggtgacatgtgttacagttgtgactagtgttacagttgttacagtggtgacaagtgttacaattgttacagtggtgactagtgttacagtggtgacaagtgttacagttgttacagtggtgactagcgttacagttgttacagttgtgacaagtgtacagttgttacagtagtcaagtgttacagttgtgacatgtgttacagttgttacagctgtgactagtgttacagttgttacagtagtcaagtgttacagttgttacagttgtgactagtgttacagtggtgacaagtgttacagttgttacagtggtgactagcgttacagttgttacagttgttatagtggtgacaagtgttacagtcgttacagttgtgactagtgttacagttgttactgtggtgacaagtgttacagttgttacagttgttacagtggtgataAGTGTTaccagttgttacagtggtgactagcgttacagtggtgacaagtgttacagttgttacagttgttacagtggtgactagcgttacagttgttacagttgttacagtggtgagttgtgactagcgttacagtggtgactggtgttacagttgttgcagttgttacagtggtgattGATGTTACATTGGTTACagtagtgacataattatatgttacacTTAATTATGTGGAATGGAATGTAACCATAATATTGATGACATTATAGAggcttaattatattcatgaattGTGACTTTTTATACCAAGGTATAGCCGGATTATGGCAGCGACAATAAATCGAAGATTGTGATCTGAAGTGAAGTATTGCACATTGCCGTCATACAACCAAACAATATCACTTGAATTACTAGGAAAATCCAAGATCTTGGTTGAACCATTTGGATAATCCAATACCCTGTATTGTAGAGCAGCAATGATAAACCGTAAAAGtttggaataagagagtaggatGAGTGTGCCTAACGCAGCAACTGGGTTTCTATTtgagaggagctttgcaaatgagctaaagtacttgctcaaaattattattacaaacaTGAGAAGAAACAGGTAAACTGGGaagacaagttgaaggagcacctttgcttgagagttcattccattGTAAAAACATGTTTCAATACCTAAATCAAGATTCACCCA encodes the following:
- the LOC135336889 gene encoding probable serine/threonine-protein kinase drkD; the protein is MARITAPELEQFIVATVELTGRVLGAGAYGSVEEVEIPGATVAAKKLHQQLVNLGSPRQVEKWVTDFVEECKLMSQLRHPHVVQFLGVSYLPGAQLPVLLMEKLQTSLDNLLETSPNIPIDFKVHLLTGTGRGVVYLHSRTPPIAHRDLSAKNILVDNGLNAKIADLGVSRIVNIQPGRLAASMTQMPGTGVYMPPEAAQEEGVTRYNTAIDIFSFGVVSLFTLTQTFPKDLKPATYHDPVTRRIVGRSEIERREEYIMPMKTALGETHPLVQLTLACLEYVSKDRPSAVVVLRGLEEVGTTLPQNCTQTKLELIQQVSVMEEEIQHKQAQIDANKALHLEEIEQRDVGINQLQREIFEISCQLNAKDAQNTRLQASNDRLQAEKREQVRGLEELTTLQQEQLEVQRREIDNLSSSVQIQPLEDTPKGSGQRETTTNKSTRAVTTTNKPIRAVDSSTGNELLPHKSATLQPTVPTAITFIWIRCKNIPEEMIAFDQPVASNGKLYIRGWSNGTRTVLVYTPDQESWGKLPPPVMHFTIATLRGRLLVVGGEDKSTHEKTNTILMGPVTSPHAKCINFSKSYCISEPSDRYQWI